A region of Gemmatimonadales bacterium DNA encodes the following proteins:
- a CDS encoding Uma2 family endonuclease, which translates to MAMPVLPEVRRYTVAEALALPDDGNRYEVVHGELLVTPAPRAVHQGVVTRLLVRLAEYLKPLGLERTLFSGPADIFWGDDVWVQPDILVVVPEEVSTDWRTYKTLRLVIEVLSPSSTRGDRVVKRGVYQENRVATYWVVDADRRVVEVWHPKDEAPESVTDVLRWRVTPDAPELEIVLNDVWAQLPKEPRR; encoded by the coding sequence ATGGCCATGCCCGTTCTGCCCGAGGTCCGACGCTACACGGTCGCTGAGGCGCTCGCCCTCCCCGACGACGGCAACCGCTACGAGGTCGTGCACGGGGAACTGCTCGTGACCCCGGCGCCGCGGGCCGTACACCAGGGCGTCGTGACGCGGTTGCTCGTTCGCCTCGCCGAGTACCTCAAGCCCCTGGGGCTGGAGCGCACCCTTTTCTCCGGTCCGGCGGACATCTTCTGGGGCGATGATGTCTGGGTCCAGCCAGACATACTCGTCGTGGTGCCGGAAGAGGTCTCGACGGACTGGCGCACCTACAAGACGTTGAGGCTCGTGATCGAGGTGCTCTCGCCCTCGAGCACGCGCGGCGACCGGGTGGTGAAGCGTGGCGTGTACCAGGAGAATCGCGTCGCCACGTACTGGGTCGTGGATGCCGACCGCCGCGTCGTCGAGGTCTGGCACCCGAAGGACGAAGCGCCGGAATCGGTGACGGACGTGCTGCGGTGGCGCGTGACGCCCGACGCACCGGAGCTGGAGATCGTCTTGAACGACGTGTGGGCGCAACTGCCAAAGGAACCGCGACGTTGA
- a CDS encoding serine hydrolase domain-containing protein yields the protein MLAVAALTAMVAASQDTSGRWLPLTRGLEEAVQRRAFPGAVVAVGRRDTVLYLRAFGHLDYEHRAPVTTRTVYDLASLTKVVGLTTAIMMLVENGRVDLDAPVRGYVQLFGYTHDSTITVRHLLTHSSGLPAWKPYFQQAGTRGDIFDRAAHEPIENPTGTRMVYSDVGAIILTNMVETMTGERLDRYVQRLLFQPLGMRHMRYRPPPSWLPRIAPTEMDTTYRHRLVHGVVHDENAYAMGGVSGHAGLFGTAPDLVRFAQMMLRGGTFPSSRASSRALVMGAHGPGFAGAASERDVEIGFVRAETIAAFTRRQDSAFSSRALGWDTPDGLNSAGTRLGPHAFGHTGFTGTSIWMDPDQDLFVILLTNRVHPTRENTQIFEVRRRVADLAAVEIGGRR from the coding sequence GTGCTCGCTGTCGCCGCGCTGACCGCGATGGTTGCCGCTAGCCAGGACACCAGCGGCCGCTGGCTCCCATTGACCCGCGGGCTCGAGGAGGCCGTCCAGCGCCGCGCGTTTCCCGGTGCCGTGGTGGCAGTGGGGCGGCGTGACACCGTGCTCTACCTGCGCGCGTTCGGTCATCTGGACTACGAGCACCGCGCGCCCGTCACGACGCGCACCGTGTACGACCTCGCATCGCTCACGAAGGTGGTCGGGCTCACGACCGCGATCATGATGCTGGTGGAGAACGGGCGCGTTGACCTCGATGCGCCGGTGCGTGGGTACGTGCAGCTGTTCGGCTACACCCACGACTCCACCATCACCGTACGGCACCTACTGACGCACAGCTCGGGCCTTCCCGCGTGGAAGCCGTACTTCCAGCAGGCTGGCACGCGCGGAGACATCTTCGACCGCGCGGCGCACGAGCCCATCGAGAACCCCACCGGCACGCGGATGGTCTATTCGGACGTCGGCGCGATCATTCTGACGAACATGGTGGAGACGATGACTGGCGAGCGGCTCGATCGGTACGTCCAGCGCCTGTTGTTCCAGCCGCTCGGGATGCGCCACATGCGCTACCGGCCGCCGCCGAGCTGGCTCCCGAGGATCGCGCCCACGGAGATGGACACCACGTACCGCCACCGGCTGGTGCACGGGGTGGTCCACGACGAGAACGCCTACGCGATGGGGGGCGTGTCGGGACACGCCGGGCTGTTCGGCACCGCGCCGGACCTGGTGAGGTTCGCGCAGATGATGCTGCGCGGAGGGACGTTCCCCAGCTCGCGCGCGTCGAGTCGTGCGCTGGTCATGGGCGCGCACGGACCCGGCTTCGCGGGTGCGGCGAGCGAGCGTGACGTGGAGATCGGGTTCGTGCGCGCCGAGACCATCGCGGCGTTCACGCGGCGCCAGGACTCGGCGTTCTCCTCGCGTGCGTTAGGCTGGGACACCCCCGACGGACTGAACAGCGCGGGCACGCGGCTGGGCCCGCACGCCTTCGGGCACACGGGGTTCACGGGGACATCCATCTGGATGGACCCGGATCAGGACCTGTTCGTGATCCTGCTGACGAACCGGGTGCACCCCACGAGAGAGAACACGCAGATCTTCGAGGTGCGGCGCCGGGTTGCTGACCTGGCCGCCGTGGAGATCGGGGGGAGAAGGTAG
- a CDS encoding glycoside hydrolase family 3 N-terminal domain-containing protein, whose translation MHVRPSFALLLVCAGCARTPPPENPAPEPEAVAVTIAAPLRLRASFPESGPPPALSSMTVRQKAAQLVMPWIGGEYWAADQDSMAAALRLVVDDEVGGFVVGLGGSAYDLAAKFNALQRASRVPLFIAADLESGPSMRIRGGTAFPGNMALGATGRELDAYEVGRVIALEGRAVGINMVFAPVVDVNNNPLNPIINVRSFGEDPRQVGVLASAFIRGLAEHGMLSTAKHFPGHGDTETDSHVALPVINAGRARLDSIELVPFRATVAAGVDAVMSAHIAVPALAGNGAPPATLSAFVLDTLLRRDLGFRGLVVTDALNMGAIVARYGAAQSAVMALAAGADILLMPTDAHAAIEAVVLAVERGEVSEARLDSSVTRLFAAKARARLFRRRTVDLAAIPGTVGRRDHATLARDITQRSVVLARDTPGLVPLPAAQRRRVTVVAYGDENNTNAGAMLAAALRSGVDTLRFMRIWPASGPASYDSVRALAQRGGPVIFAPAVRPTAWRPNAMLIPDSLAALIEQLSRAGAPVIVASMGSPYVLAQIPGVPSYLVAWSDNDLAEGAVADALLGRAGIGGRLPVALRPLYLVGAGLTRASSQP comes from the coding sequence ATGCACGTGCGTCCGTCCTTCGCTCTGCTGCTCGTCTGTGCCGGGTGCGCCCGAACGCCGCCGCCCGAGAACCCGGCGCCCGAGCCCGAGGCGGTGGCTGTCACCATAGCGGCGCCGCTCCGCCTGCGCGCGTCGTTCCCTGAGTCGGGCCCTCCGCCGGCCTTGTCTTCGATGACGGTGCGCCAGAAGGCCGCCCAGCTAGTGATGCCTTGGATCGGCGGCGAGTACTGGGCGGCGGACCAGGACTCGATGGCCGCCGCGCTCCGTCTGGTCGTGGACGACGAGGTCGGCGGGTTCGTGGTCGGCCTCGGCGGCTCGGCGTACGACCTGGCCGCGAAGTTCAACGCGCTCCAGCGTGCGTCTCGGGTCCCGCTCTTCATCGCCGCGGACCTGGAGTCCGGCCCGTCCATGCGGATCCGCGGCGGCACCGCCTTCCCCGGCAATATGGCCCTCGGCGCCACGGGCCGCGAGCTGGACGCGTACGAAGTGGGCCGCGTGATCGCGCTCGAGGGACGCGCGGTCGGCATCAACATGGTGTTCGCGCCGGTCGTGGACGTCAACAACAACCCGCTCAATCCCATCATCAACGTGCGCAGCTTCGGCGAGGACCCGCGCCAGGTGGGCGTCCTGGCCTCGGCGTTCATCCGCGGCCTGGCCGAGCACGGGATGCTCAGCACCGCGAAGCACTTCCCCGGCCACGGCGACACCGAGACCGACTCGCACGTGGCGCTGCCGGTGATCAACGCGGGACGCGCGCGGCTCGACTCGATCGAGCTGGTGCCCTTCCGCGCCACCGTCGCAGCGGGGGTGGACGCGGTGATGAGCGCGCACATCGCGGTGCCGGCGCTCGCCGGCAACGGCGCGCCGCCCGCGACCCTCTCGGCGTTCGTGCTCGACACGTTGCTCCGGCGCGACCTCGGCTTCCGCGGGCTGGTCGTCACCGACGCGCTCAACATGGGGGCGATCGTGGCGCGTTACGGAGCCGCGCAGTCGGCGGTGATGGCGCTAGCGGCGGGCGCCGACATCCTCCTCATGCCGACCGACGCTCACGCGGCGATCGAGGCGGTGGTGCTCGCGGTGGAGCGCGGCGAGGTGAGCGAGGCGCGATTGGACTCGTCGGTAACGCGGCTCTTCGCGGCCAAGGCGCGCGCGCGGCTCTTCCGCCGACGCACGGTGGACCTCGCCGCGATCCCGGGCACGGTAGGCAGGCGTGATCATGCGACGCTCGCGAGGGATATCACGCAGCGCAGCGTCGTGCTGGCGCGCGACACGCCCGGTCTCGTGCCCCTGCCCGCCGCGCAGCGGCGGCGCGTCACGGTGGTGGCCTACGGCGACGAGAACAACACCAACGCCGGCGCAATGCTCGCGGCGGCGCTCCGGAGCGGTGTCGACACGTTGCGCTTCATGCGGATCTGGCCGGCGTCGGGTCCCGCTTCGTACGACTCGGTGCGGGCGCTGGCGCAGCGCGGCGGGCCGGTGATCTTCGCGCCGGCCGTTCGCCCCACGGCGTGGCGGCCGAACGCCATGCTGATCCCCGACTCGCTCGCGGCCCTCATCGAGCAGCTCTCCCGCGCCGGCGCGCCGGTGATCGTCGCGTCCATGGGGAGTCCCTACGTCCTCGCGCAGATCCCGGGCGTGCCGTCGTATCTGGTGGCCTGGAGCGACAACGACCTCGCCGAGGGCGCCGTCGCGGACGCGCTGCTCGGGCGCGCGGGGATAGGCGGCCGGTTGCCCGTCGCGTTGCGGCCCCTCTATCTGGTTGGGGCGGGGCTCACCCGCGCATCATCGCAGCCTTGA
- a CDS encoding DUF1343 domain-containing protein: MTLVAGLALGMQNPVRPGIDVLLSDSAHLIAGKRLGLITNQTGVDAHGVSTIDRLARWPHARLVTLFAPEHGIRGTARPGEQVRDTVDEATGLPIYSLQAAGRARPPSAEQLAGLDVLLVDLQDVGARPYTYHRTMVLAMRTAASARMRVIVLDRPDPIGCAVQGPELATAYHSAVGILPVPLRHGMTMGELARLANVELGIGADLVVAPVSGWRRCCWFDETGLPWVPPSRNLPDLESAAWYPGTVLLEGEGLTIGTNLSVGRGTNAPLRQVGAPWMDAARVAAAMQHRYGVRLDTLTFVPRDPGDRKYDGVPVHAVRFGRFDRRRGDAIRDVIRLLGVIRELHGDSLRVDSTLMARHLGVWPTGQAEWPEEVRAFLARRSPYLLYRGSPCVRPPRLR, from the coding sequence GTGACTCTGGTTGCGGGTCTCGCCCTGGGAATGCAGAACCCCGTTCGGCCGGGGATCGACGTGCTGCTCTCCGACTCGGCCCATCTGATCGCCGGCAAGCGACTCGGCCTCATCACCAACCAGACCGGCGTGGACGCGCACGGCGTCTCCACGATCGACCGGTTGGCCCGCTGGCCCCACGCTCGCCTTGTCACCCTCTTCGCGCCGGAGCACGGGATCCGCGGCACGGCGCGGCCGGGCGAGCAGGTGCGCGACACGGTGGACGAGGCCACCGGCCTACCAATCTATAGTCTTCAGGCCGCAGGGCGAGCGCGACCGCCCAGCGCCGAGCAACTTGCCGGCCTCGACGTCCTGCTGGTCGATCTCCAGGATGTCGGGGCGAGACCCTACACGTACCACCGCACGATGGTGCTCGCGATGCGGACCGCCGCGAGCGCGCGCATGCGGGTCATCGTGCTCGACCGGCCGGACCCGATCGGGTGCGCCGTGCAGGGGCCTGAGCTTGCCACGGCCTACCACTCGGCGGTCGGCATCCTGCCCGTGCCCCTGCGGCACGGCATGACGATGGGCGAGCTCGCGCGCCTGGCTAACGTCGAGCTCGGCATCGGGGCGGACCTGGTGGTCGCGCCCGTATCCGGCTGGCGGCGCTGCTGCTGGTTCGACGAGACGGGCCTTCCGTGGGTGCCGCCATCGCGGAACCTGCCGGACCTCGAGTCCGCAGCGTGGTATCCAGGCACTGTGCTGCTTGAGGGCGAGGGGCTGACGATCGGCACGAACCTCTCCGTTGGGCGCGGGACCAACGCGCCGCTGCGCCAAGTGGGCGCGCCGTGGATGGACGCGGCGCGGGTCGCGGCAGCGATGCAACACCGCTACGGCGTGCGACTCGATACGCTTACCTTCGTCCCGCGCGACCCCGGCGACCGCAAGTACGACGGCGTGCCCGTCCACGCGGTCCGGTTCGGCCGCTTCGACCGCAGGCGCGGCGACGCGATCCGGGACGTCATCCGCCTCCTGGGCGTCATCCGCGAGCTGCACGGCGATTCGCTGAGGGTGGACTCCACTCTGATGGCGCGCCACCTCGGGGTGTGGCCCACCGGCCAGGCGGAATGGCCCGAGGAGGTTCGCGCGTTTCTGGCTAGGCGAAGCCCCTATCTCCTGTATCGCGGATCCCCGTGCGTCCGGCCTCCCCGTTTGCGGTAA
- a CDS encoding CDP-alcohol phosphatidyltransferase family protein, with product MKLRQLTLLPEPVKKAFQDWMDPVADSLVRAGLRPNGITTLSGFVLLASGIAFGLGALRLGAFMLLFSGVFDILDGKVARRGNMSTKFGAFYDSTMDRLGEAAVFAGLGVYIINTPGQRLPVLGLGLCFAALCGAFIVSYARARAEGLGLECKVGFAQRAERIVFLGIPTMIWGAGRHGWLLLGILFVLTVVNFITVVQRIVHVFRSSAGAAPLADPVATPRPSPVLADPVGKGT from the coding sequence ATGAAACTTCGGCAACTGACGCTGCTCCCGGAGCCGGTGAAGAAGGCGTTCCAGGACTGGATGGATCCAGTCGCGGACAGCCTCGTTCGTGCCGGTCTCCGACCCAACGGGATCACGACGCTCAGCGGCTTCGTGCTGCTCGCGTCAGGCATCGCGTTCGGCCTTGGCGCGCTCCGGCTCGGCGCGTTCATGCTGCTGTTCTCGGGCGTGTTCGACATACTGGATGGAAAGGTCGCGCGCCGCGGGAACATGTCCACGAAGTTCGGCGCCTTCTACGACTCGACGATGGACCGCCTGGGCGAGGCGGCGGTCTTCGCCGGCCTCGGCGTGTACATCATCAACACCCCGGGCCAGCGCCTGCCGGTCCTCGGCCTCGGCCTCTGCTTTGCGGCGTTGTGCGGCGCGTTCATCGTCTCCTACGCCCGCGCCCGCGCCGAGGGCCTCGGGCTCGAGTGCAAGGTGGGGTTCGCGCAGCGGGCCGAGCGCATCGTCTTCCTCGGCATTCCGACGATGATCTGGGGCGCGGGCCGCCACGGATGGCTGCTCCTCGGCATTCTCTTCGTCCTCACGGTCGTCAATTTCATCACGGTCGTGCAGCGGATCGTGCACGTGTTCCGCTCCAGTGCCGGCGCGGCGCCGCTGGCTGACCCCGTGGCCACGCCGCGGCCGTCCCCCGTGCTCGCCGATCCCGTTGGGAAAGGAACCTGA
- a CDS encoding inositol-3-phosphate synthase: MLTPGMGAVATTFIAGVESVRRGLAKPIGSLSQMATIRLGKRTERRAPLIKDFVPLANLRDVVFGGWDPIPDDAYTAARKAGVLEQEQLDAIGPFLKKIKPMKAVFDQHYVKRLNGTNVKKGRTKRDLAEQLRQDIRDFKKANKLDRAVAVWCASTEIFIRPGPAHQTLKTFEKAMDKNDRSIAPSMLYAWACLMEDVPFMNGAPNLTVDIAAMLELAREREVAVGGKDFKTGQTLMKTVLAPMLKARMLGLAGWYSTNILGNRDGEVLDDPESFKTKEESKLGVLEHILQPAMYPELYGNIYHKVRINYYPPRGDNKEGWDNIDIFGWLGYPMQIKVDFLCRDSILAAPIVLDLALFADLAQRSGMKGIQEWLSFYFKSPMAAPGLNPEHDLFIQQTKLKNTLRYLKGEEQITHLGIEYYEE; this comes from the coding sequence GTGCTCACTCCCGGCATGGGCGCCGTAGCCACCACGTTCATCGCGGGCGTCGAGAGCGTGCGGCGCGGACTGGCGAAGCCCATCGGTTCGCTGTCGCAGATGGCGACCATCCGCCTGGGCAAGCGCACCGAGCGCCGCGCCCCGCTCATCAAGGACTTCGTCCCCCTGGCGAACCTGCGCGACGTCGTCTTCGGCGGCTGGGACCCCATCCCCGACGACGCCTATACGGCGGCGAGGAAGGCCGGCGTGCTCGAGCAGGAGCAGCTCGATGCGATCGGCCCCTTCCTCAAGAAGATCAAGCCGATGAAGGCGGTCTTCGACCAGCACTACGTGAAGCGACTCAACGGCACCAACGTCAAGAAGGGAAGGACGAAGCGCGACCTGGCCGAGCAGCTCAGGCAGGACATCCGGGACTTCAAGAAGGCCAACAAGCTCGACCGCGCCGTGGCGGTCTGGTGCGCGTCCACCGAGATCTTCATCCGGCCCGGTCCGGCCCACCAGACGCTCAAGACGTTCGAGAAGGCCATGGACAAGAACGACCGGTCCATCGCACCCTCGATGCTGTACGCCTGGGCGTGCCTCATGGAGGACGTGCCGTTCATGAACGGCGCACCCAACCTGACGGTGGACATCGCGGCGATGCTGGAGCTGGCGCGGGAGCGCGAGGTCGCGGTCGGCGGGAAGGATTTCAAGACCGGCCAGACGCTGATGAAGACCGTGCTTGCGCCGATGCTGAAGGCGCGCATGCTCGGCCTTGCGGGGTGGTACTCGACCAACATCCTCGGCAACCGCGACGGCGAAGTGCTCGACGACCCGGAGTCGTTCAAGACGAAGGAGGAGTCCAAGCTCGGTGTGCTGGAGCACATCCTCCAGCCGGCCATGTACCCCGAGCTGTACGGCAATATCTACCACAAGGTGCGGATCAACTACTATCCGCCGCGCGGGGACAACAAGGAGGGGTGGGACAACATCGATATCTTCGGGTGGCTCGGCTACCCGATGCAGATCAAGGTGGACTTCCTCTGCCGCGATTCCATCCTCGCGGCGCCCATCGTCCTGGACCTCGCGCTCTTCGCCGACCTGGCGCAGCGCTCGGGGATGAAGGGGATCCAGGAGTGGCTGTCGTTCTACTTCAAGAGCCCGATGGCGGCTCCGGGACTGAATCCGGAGCACGACCTCTTCATCCAGCAGACCAAGCTCAAGAACACGCTCCGCTACCTGAAGGGTGAGGAGCAGATCACCCATCTCGGCATCGAATACTACGAGGAGTAA
- a CDS encoding sodium-translocating pyrophosphatase has protein sequence MTWQEAPVHRAGGEANLVLPDLNSATFFGGTGGRTLLMWGLLICAFGFLFGLWNYTRLKKMPVHAAMLEISELIYETCKTYLITQGRFLMILWVFIGAIIAFYFGELATWTNASGAVQHGFPLIKVLIILAFSLLGIAGSYGVAWFGIRVNTFANSRTAFASLRGKPFPCYEIPLEAGMSIGMLLISVELLMMLGILLFIPGDYAGPCFIGFAIGESLGAAALRVAGGIFTKIADIGADLMKIVFKIKEDDARNPGVIADCTGDNAGDSVGPSADGFETYGVTGVALISFILLAVGSPIVKVQLLVWIFVMRVVMIIASGLSYFLNAAWARARFQYADKMNFETPLTTLVWLTSIVSVAFTYAVSYLLIPDIGGDPTLWWKLSTVITCGTLAGAVIPEFVKVFTSMHSAHVREVVTSSREGGASLNILSGLVAGNFGAYWLGMSMLLLMSIAYGVSTIGLGGTDPGAPLMMAPAVFAFGLVAFGFLGMGPVTIAVDSYGPVTDNAQSVYELSMVETLPGIKAEIKRDFGFEPDFQKAKAHLEENDGAGNTFKATAKPVLIGTAVVGATTMIFSIIMALTDGLKPELLSNLSILHPPFLLGLIAGGSVIYWFTGASIQAVTTGAYRAVEFIKANIKLEGSTKASVADSKKVVEICTKYAQKGMFNIFITVFFATLAFAFVEPYFFIGYLISIALFGLYQAIFMANAGGAWDNAKKIVETELHLKGTDLHAATVVGDTVGDPFKDTSSVALNPIIKFTTLFGLLAVELAVSLSAERGVTLTHILAAIFLAVSMTFVWRSFYGMRIDGASAH, from the coding sequence ATGACCTGGCAGGAAGCACCGGTTCATCGGGCCGGCGGCGAGGCTAACCTCGTCCTACCGGACCTCAACTCGGCGACCTTCTTCGGCGGCACGGGCGGACGGACCCTCCTGATGTGGGGTCTGCTGATCTGTGCCTTCGGGTTCCTCTTCGGGCTGTGGAACTACACCCGCCTGAAGAAGATGCCGGTACACGCCGCGATGCTCGAGATCTCGGAGCTGATCTACGAGACCTGCAAGACCTACCTGATCACCCAGGGCCGGTTCCTGATGATCCTGTGGGTCTTCATCGGCGCGATCATCGCCTTCTACTTCGGGGAGCTCGCCACCTGGACGAATGCGTCCGGCGCGGTCCAGCACGGCTTCCCGCTGATCAAGGTCCTCATCATCCTGGCCTTCAGCCTGCTCGGCATCGCGGGCAGCTACGGCGTCGCCTGGTTCGGCATCCGGGTCAACACCTTCGCCAACTCGCGGACCGCCTTCGCCAGCCTCCGGGGCAAGCCGTTCCCGTGCTACGAGATCCCGCTCGAGGCGGGGATGAGCATCGGCATGCTGCTTATCAGCGTCGAGCTGCTGATGATGCTGGGCATCCTCCTCTTCATCCCCGGCGACTACGCCGGGCCGTGCTTCATCGGGTTCGCCATCGGCGAGTCGCTCGGCGCCGCGGCGCTGCGGGTGGCCGGCGGCATCTTCACCAAGATCGCCGACATCGGCGCCGACCTGATGAAGATCGTGTTCAAGATCAAGGAGGACGACGCCCGCAACCCCGGCGTGATCGCCGACTGCACCGGCGACAACGCCGGAGACTCGGTCGGCCCTTCCGCCGACGGCTTCGAGACCTACGGCGTCACCGGCGTCGCGCTGATATCCTTCATCCTGCTCGCGGTGGGCAGCCCCATCGTGAAGGTGCAGCTCCTGGTCTGGATCTTCGTGATGCGCGTCGTGATGATCATCGCGTCGGGGCTCTCGTACTTCCTGAACGCCGCCTGGGCGCGGGCCCGGTTCCAGTACGCCGACAAGATGAACTTCGAGACGCCGCTCACCACCCTGGTGTGGCTGACGTCGATCGTATCGGTCGCCTTCACCTACGCCGTCTCGTACCTGCTGATCCCGGACATCGGCGGCGACCCCACGCTGTGGTGGAAGCTCTCCACGGTGATCACCTGCGGCACCCTGGCGGGCGCGGTCATCCCCGAGTTCGTGAAGGTGTTCACGTCGATGCACTCGGCGCACGTGCGCGAGGTCGTGACCAGCTCGCGCGAGGGCGGCGCCTCGCTGAACATCCTGTCGGGCCTGGTGGCCGGGAACTTCGGCGCCTACTGGCTGGGGATGTCGATGCTGCTGCTGATGAGCATCGCCTACGGCGTCAGCACCATCGGACTCGGCGGCACCGACCCGGGCGCCCCGCTCATGATGGCGCCGGCGGTGTTCGCGTTCGGGCTCGTGGCGTTCGGATTCCTCGGCATGGGGCCGGTCACGATCGCGGTGGATTCCTACGGCCCGGTGACCGACAACGCGCAGTCGGTCTACGAGCTCTCGATGGTCGAGACGCTCCCCGGCATCAAGGCTGAGATCAAGCGGGACTTCGGCTTCGAGCCGGACTTCCAAAAGGCCAAGGCTCATCTCGAGGAGAACGACGGCGCGGGGAACACCTTCAAGGCGACGGCCAAGCCGGTGCTCATCGGCACCGCGGTGGTAGGCGCGACGACGATGATCTTCTCGATCATCATGGCCCTCACCGACGGGCTGAAGCCGGAGTTGCTCTCCAACCTCTCCATCCTGCACCCGCCGTTCCTGCTCGGCCTCATCGCCGGCGGCTCGGTGATCTACTGGTTCACGGGCGCATCCATCCAGGCGGTGACGACGGGGGCCTACCGGGCGGTCGAGTTCATCAAGGCCAACATCAAGCTCGAGGGATCGACCAAGGCCTCGGTGGCGGACTCGAAGAAGGTAGTGGAGATCTGCACCAAATACGCGCAGAAGGGGATGTTCAACATCTTCATCACGGTCTTCTTCGCGACGCTCGCCTTCGCGTTCGTCGAGCCCTACTTCTTCATCGGCTACCTGATCTCCATCGCGCTGTTCGGGCTCTACCAGGCGATCTTCATGGCCAACGCCGGCGGCGCGTGGGACAACGCGAAGAAGATCGTGGAGACCGAGCTGCACCTGAAGGGCACCGACCTGCACGCGGCCACGGTGGTGGGCGACACGGTCGGCGATCCCTTCAAGGACACCAGCTCGGTGGCGTTGAACCCGATCATCAAGTTCACGACGCTCTTCGGGCTGCTCGCGGTGGAGCTGGCGGTATCGCTGTCGGCCGAGCGCGGCGTGACTCTTACGCACATCCTCGCGGCCATCTTCCTCGCCGTCTCGATGACGTTCGTGTGGCGTTCGTTCTACGGCATGCGCATCGATGGCGCTTCGGCTCACTGA